CTGTTGAGCTTTCCAGAAGGTGATCTCGATGAGGTCTTTGAGCGACAACGCAACGTTCCACGGCAAGTAGACCTGGCGTGACGTACTTGCTCGACACCAATGTGCTCTCGGAACTGCGGCCCAGGGCAAATCGTCACCCGGGAGTACTGGCATGGTTTATGGCGGTTAACGAAGAGGACCTTTTCACCAGCGTGCTGGTGTTAGGGGAAATTCGCCGCGGGATTGAAAGGGTCCGCGCGTATGACGCGGCGTTTGCAGCTCGGCTCGAGGCTTGGCTCACCGTCCTCAAAGCCGACTACGCAGACCGTGCCTTGCCGATAGACCGCGCGGTGGCGGATGTCTGGGGCACATTCGACCGTCGCCAACTGCCGCCGGAACCGGATGGTTTGGTCG
Above is a genomic segment from Verrucomicrobiota bacterium containing:
- a CDS encoding type II toxin-antitoxin system VapC family toxin, translated to MTYLLDTNVLSELRPRANRHPGVLAWFMAVNEEDLFTSVLVLGEIRRGIERVRAYDAAFAARLEAWLTVLKADYADRALPIDRAVADVWGTFDRRQLPPEPDGLVAATALRHGMTLVTRNVEHVAGTGVATLNPWTWA